A stretch of DNA from bacterium:
GCACCACCTGCAGGGCGAGCGCGCGCGCCTCGGCCCGGCCTTCGACCCCCGCCGCTACGCCTACTTCATGCCCGAGGCGACCGGCCCCTGCCGCTTCGGCATGTACAACAAGCTCCAGCGCCTCGTGCTGGACCGCTTCGAGGAGTTCCGCGAAGTGCCGATCGCGTCGATCACCACGGCGGACTCCTACGGCGCCGCCGGCCTCGTCCCCGCTGCGCAGGCGTCGGCGTTCCGTCTCATGACGTACCTGGCGGTGATCGCCGCCGACGTCCTCGACCGCATCCTCTGGCGCGCGCGCCCCTACGAGAGCGTCGTCGGCGAGGCGGACCGGGCACACGCGGCCGCCGTCGCGCGGCTGGTGCGCGCGGTGGAGACGGGCGGCCTGCGCCGGGACTTCCGCGAGTTCCACGCGATCCTCGCCGACGCGGCGCGCGAAGCCCGCGCGTGCATGGACCCGGCGTTGCCGCGGCGCCCGCGCGTCGGCGTCGTCGGGGAGATCTACCTGCGCACGCACCCCGGCTCCAACGAGGAGCTCGTGCGGGAGCTGGAGCGGCACGGCGCGGAGGTCGTCGTCGCCTCGCTCACGGAGTGGTTCACCTTCATCACCTACTGCCGGGTGCGCGAGCGGCGGCGCGAGACGGGCGCCGCGCTGCGCGGGAGGCGCCTCGGCGCGGCCGGCGGCGCCCTCAGGGGCTGGGCCGGACAGGCCGTCGAATACCGCTACCTCAACGCGAAGCGCCGCTGGCTCTACGCCGCTGCGTCGCGCCACCTGGACATCGCCGCCGACCACGACGTGCACGCCATCGAGGGGCGCCTCGAGGGGGAGCGGCACTTCTCGTTCGACGTCGGCACCGAGTCGGTGCTGAGCATCGGCGGCGCGCTCGAATTCCTCGCGCACGGCTGCGTCGGGATCGCGAACGTCTACCCCTTCACCTGCATGCCCGGGACCGTCGCGACCGCGGTGCTCGGCCCGCTGCTCGGCGCCAGGGGCGTGCCGTACCTGGAGGTCCCGTGCGACGGCACGCGCCGCCCCAACCGCGAGACCCAGGTGCGCACGTTCGTCTGGCAGGCGGCGCAGCGGTTGACGGAGGGCCGCACGTCATCCGCCCGTTCCTGACGCTCGGCTGCGCCGCCCTGCTGCTGGCGCTCGGCGTGGCCGGCGCCGCTGCGGTCACCTGCCACTGCTTCCGCGACCGCGAGTACGACGCCGCGAACCCGGCGGCGTCGGATGCGTACCTGCTCGCGACCGCCTCGAACACGTTGCTCGCCGCCGTGGCGGGGATCCCGAAGCGCGAGATCGTCGAGGCAAGGATGTCGGGCACGGCGGGCGAGGACCTCTGGATCGCCGCGCACGTCGCCCGGCGCCGCGGGATGGGCGTGCGCGAAGTGCTCGAGGCCCGCGCCCGCGCCGCGTCCTGGCGGGAGTTCCTGGAGAAGCGAGGGGCGAGCCCGGATGCGCTCGGGCGGCGCTTCGATGCCGCGCTGGCGGCCGGCGCGCCGGACGTGACCCTGGCCCGGATCGCCGCCTCGGAGGCGCTCGCCGAGCGCGTGGGCACCGCGTGGGCTCAACTCGACACTCTCGCGGCCGCGGGCGCCGGCTACCAGGAGACGATCGTCGCGGCCCTCATCGGGCGCTGGGGCGGCAAGGATCCGCTCGGTGTCCTCGAGACCGCGCGCGCGGGGGTGGGCTGGAGCGGCCAACTGGCCGCCCTGGGGAAGTTCCCCAGGGCGATGGAGACGGAGATCCCGGCGCTGCTGGCGCCGGCTGCCGGGCCGGGGAGCGGCGCGGCGGCAACGCCGCGGCGATGACCCGCGCGCGGCGTCTGGCGATCAGCCGGCCTTCGGTGGCTCCGGGGCGGTCGTGCAGTTGCCCGCCTTCTTGCACTGGTACTCCTTGATCGCGGCGTGCAGCGCGTCGGCCGCGAGGTTGGAGCAGTGCATCTTCACCGGCGGGAGGCCGCCGAGCTCCTCGGCGACCTGCTCGCGGGTGATTGCGA
This window harbors:
- a CDS encoding CoA activase, translating into MSSFGTARELVGAVDLGGRTLLVPAMHPVGAAVLAACFRAIGVPALVMETGAGLDLGREHTSGKECFPCQVTLGDVLHHLQGERARLGPAFDPRRYAYFMPEATGPCRFGMYNKLQRLVLDRFEEFREVPIASITTADSYGAAGLVPAAQASAFRLMTYLAVIAADVLDRILWRARPYESVVGEADRAHAAAVARLVRAVETGGLRRDFREFHAILADAAREARACMDPALPRRPRVGVVGEIYLRTHPGSNEELVRELERHGAEVVVASLTEWFTFITYCRVRERRRETGAALRGRRLGAAGGALRGWAGQAVEYRYLNAKRRWLYAAASRHLDIAADHDVHAIEGRLEGERHFSFDVGTESVLSIGGALEFLAHGCVGIANVYPFTCMPGTVATAVLGPLLGARGVPYLEVPCDGTRRPNRETQVRTFVWQAAQRLTEGRTSSARS